Proteins from a genomic interval of Diospyros lotus cultivar Yz01 chromosome 6, ASM1463336v1, whole genome shotgun sequence:
- the LOC127804294 gene encoding dammarenediol 12-hydroxylase-like, with amino-acid sequence MGHIIWRNGRKNEGNSGILVSLILWLIGMAMPTAVELLFSLALLPCITLCICLLVHHLISRNKCRTATGIVPAANFPLPPGRTGWPIIGESLDYFLKLRDCVPEQFVSERRDRFSTKIFRTSLLGESMAVFCGAEGNKFLFSSENKLVHLWWPSSINKIFPKSREEFMKEDSTKVRRILQPFLKADALQRCIGTMDLAMKQHLKMDWDRDEVKVSSAVTKYTFMLACRLFLSIEDPIKIEKLGKPFGDITAGTVSMAINLPGTAFNRAIKASKLMRKELEDMIKQRKMDLLEKTTLATQDLLSYMLLGNDENDQFLTEADIASNIVGLLHAGTHTLNVALTFIMMYLAELPDVYDQVLREQMGIAKSKEPSEMLNWEDIRKMKYSWNVASEVLRLRPPSFGTFREAITDFTYAGYLIPKGWKLHLIAQSTHKNPEYFPNPEKFDPARFEGNGPPPFTFVPFGGGPRMCPGNEYARLLILVFMHNVVTKFRWEKVIPNERVVIDPLPRPTRGLPIRLHPHKFLL; translated from the exons TATCTTTGATTCTTTGGCTGATTGGGATGGCCATGCCAACGGCAGTGGAACTTCTCTTCTCCCTAGCCCTGCTTCCCTGTATTACTCTCTGTATATGTCTTCTTGTCCACCATCTCATCAGCAGGAACAAGTGCAGAACAGCCACTGGGATCGTCCCGGCTGCAAATTTTCCTCTCCCTCCAGGAAGAACTGGCTGGCCTATCATCGGCGAAAGCCTGGATTATTTTCTCAAGCTCAGGGACTGTGTCCCAGAACAGTTTGTGTCCGAAAGGAGAGACAGATTCTCCACGAAAATCTTCAGAACTTCGCTTCTGGGAGAATCCATGGCAGTCTTCTGCGGCGCAGAGGGGAACAAGTTTCTGTTCTCGAGCGAAAACAAGCTGGTCCATCTATGGTGGCCGAGCTCCATCAACAAGATATTCCCAAAATCGCGCGAGGAATTCATGAAGGAGGACTCGACAAAAGTGCGCAGAATACTGCAGCCATTCCTCAAGGCGGATGCGCTTCAAAGATGCATAGGCACAATGGATTTGGCCATGAAACAGCATCTGAAGATGGATTGGGATCGCGATGAAGTTAAAGTTTCATCGGCTGTCACCAAGTACACATTCATGCTGGCATGTCGGCTGTTCTTAAGCATCGAAGATCCCATAAAGATTGAGAAACTTGGCAAGCCATTTGGGGACATAACTGCTGGGACTGTGTCAATGGCTATAAATCTGCCTGGAACTGCTTTCAACCGGGCCATAAAAGCGTCAAAGCTGATGCGCAAGGAGCTGGAAGATATgatcaaacaaagaaaaatggatCTTTTGGAGAAGACGACATTGGCAACGCAGGATTTACTGTCTTATATGTTGCTGGGGAACGATGAGAATGATCAGTTCTTGACTGAAGCTGACATCGCAAGCAATATTGTGGGTCTTCTTCATGCCGGCACCCACACGCTCAACGTTGCTCTCACCTTCATCATGATGTATCTGGCTGAGCTTCCTGATGTCTATGATCAGGTGCTTAGAG AGCAAATGGGTATAGCCAAGTCAAAAGAACCAAGCGAGATGCTCAACTGGGAGGACATAAGGAAGATGAAATACTCATGGAATGTTGCAAGTGAAGTGCTGAGACTGAGGCCCCCATCTTTCGGAACATTCAGAGAGGCCATTACTGACTTCACCTACGCCGGCTATCTCATTCCCAAAGGATGGAAG CTACATTTGATAGCACAATCCACGCACAAGAATCCGGAGTACTTCCCGAATCCGGAGAAGTTTGATCCAGCAAGGTTCGAAGGAAATGGACCGCCCCCATTCACATTTGTGCCTTTTGGAGGGGGACCTCGAATGTGCCCCGGGAACGAATACGCCCGGCTATTGATACTAGTGTTCATGCACAATGTGGTGACAAAGTTCAGGTGGGAGAAGGTGATTCCTAATGAGAGAGTTGTCATTGATCCTCTTCCAAGGCCAACTCGAGGACTTCCAATCCGGCTCCATCCTCACAAGTTTCTGCTCTAG
- the LOC127804295 gene encoding UPF0496 protein 1-like: protein MGCLFSKTSRREANNRSTTDLPPLINFINPIHSDIDGDLTSYEAACRLDPELQFFDSALQERTSRLINTLAVGVSVDRSISLAAFRDWTDYCLIEVNQKVVHFIVQCKDDIWRNPELSDLVDDYFKNCLLNLGFFNALDSRLKRARESLLIVKAAVQSFEKEEEEEETSQTEVYRKTLRKLGDFKASGDPFTEEFLSLFQSVLEQQQSMLYKLEKRKQKLDEELGSVRTWKNLSNVIFAATFASILICSVVVAAVAAPPVVAALVGAAASAPLGTMGSWINSFWKKYEEEVGRQGKMNDSMKQQISLTVGELETIQARVKRLKIKMEALLNNVDFAVAEDEGVIIAMAEIKKNINQFMQNVDELSERSHTVSQYIRKASVVILKKVIERPNTT from the coding sequence ATGGGGTGCCTATTTAGCAAGACAAGTCGTAGAGAGGCTAATAATCGCAGCACTACTGATCTCCCGCCCCTAATTAACTTCATTAATCCCATTCATTCCGACATCGACGGCGATCTGACCTCCTATGAGGCTGCTTGCCGGCTAGACCCGGAGCTCCAGTTCTTCGACTCCGCCCTCCAAGAGCGCACCAGCCGCCTCATCAACACTCTAGCCGTCGGCGTCAGCGTCGATCGGTCGATTTCCTTGGCCGCCTTCCGAGATTGGACCGACTACTGCTTGATCGAGGTCAACCAGAAAGTGGTCCATTTCATTGTCCAGTGCAAGGACGACATATGGAGGAACCCGGAACTGTCCGATCTGGTTGACGATTACTTCAAGAACTGCCTCCTTAACTTGGGGTTCTTCAACGCCCTCGATAGCCGTCTCAAGCGCGCCCGCGAAAGCCTGCTCATTGTCAAGGCCGCCGTGCAGAGTttcgagaaagaagaagaagaagaagagacgaGTCAAACCGAGGTCTATAGGAAAACATTGCGAAAACTGGGGGACTTCAAGGCCTCCGGAGACCCTTTCACGGAGGAGTTCTTATCGCTGTTCCAATCGGTTTTGGAGCAGCAACAGTCCATGCTGTATAAACTGGAGAAGAGAAAGCAGAAGCTTGACGAAGAATTGGGATCCGTGAGGACGTGGAAGAACCTGTCGAACGTAATATTTGCAGCCACATTTGCTTCCATTTTGATCTGCTCGGTGGTGGTGGCGGCCGTCGCTGCACCACCGGTTGTGGCGGCTCTGGTGGGTGCGGCGGCTTCGGCTCCACTGGGGACTATGGGAAGCTGGATTAACTCCTTCTGGAAGAAATACGAGGAAGAAGTGGGAAGGCAAGGGAAAATGAACGATTCAATGAAACAACAGATTTCCCTGACTGTCGGGGAGTTGGAAACCATTCAGGCACGcgtgaaaagattgaaaattaagatgGAAGCCCTCTTAAACAACGTGGATTTCGCTGTTGCAGAGGATGAGGGAGTGATAATAGCAATGGCAGAGATCAAGAAGAACATCAATCAATTTATGCAAAATGTAGACGAGCTAAGCGAGCGTTCTCATACGGTTAGCCAATACATAAGGAAAGCCAGCGTGGTTATTTTGAAAAAGGTTATTGAACGTCCCAACACGACATGA
- the LOC127804296 gene encoding geranylgeranyl pyrophosphate synthase, chloroplastic-like: MMNSVNLGSPWVQTRSMGGLLSRSASSSKQKPAFFLFQRPRSRSISSSSSSFSISATIAKQETAKGEEEARRQSHVGTLSSSAFNFKAYMVEKADSVNQALNDAVSLRDPLEIYESMRYSLLAGGKRVRPILCIAACELVGGHQSTAMPAACAVEMIHTMSLMHDDLPCMDNDNLRRGKPTNHKVFGEDIAVLAGDALLAFAFEHVATATKGVSSEKILRVIGELAKSIGSEGLVAGQVVDICSEGISDVGLEHLEFIHRHKTAALLEGSVVLGAILGGGSDEQVEKLRNFARKIGLLFQVVDDILDVTKSSQDLGKTAGKDLVADKVTYPKLIGIEKSREFAEKLNNEAKDQLSGFDRDRAAPLIALTNYIAYRGN; the protein is encoded by the coding sequence ATGATGAATTCTGTGAATCTTGGCTCTCCTTGGGTCCAAACCCGTTCCATGGGTGGCCTACTTAGTAGATCTGCATCTTCTTCCAAGCAAAAACCTGCTTTCTTCTTGTTTCAGAGGCCGAGATCCCGatccatctcttcttcttcttcttctttctctatctctgCAACTATTGCCAAACAAGAGACGGCCAAAGGCGAAGAAGAAGCCAGAAGGCAGAGCCATGTGGGAACCTTATCCTCATCCGCCTTCAATTTCAAGGCCTATATGGTCGAAAAGGCCGATTCGGTGAACCAAGCCCTAAACGACGCCGTCTCCCTGCGGGACCCGCTGGAGATCTACGAGTCCATGCGCTACTCTCTCCTCGCCGGCGGGAAACGGGTCCGCCCCATCCTCTGCATCGCCGCCTGCGAGCTGGTCGGCGGCCACCAGTCCACCGCCATGCCGGCGGCCTGCGCCGTGGAGATGATCCACACCATGTCCCTCATGCACGATGACCTTCCCTGTATGGACAACGACAACCTCCGCCGCGGCAAGCCCACCAACCACAAGGTCTTTGGCGAGGACATCGCCGTCCTCGCCGGCGATGCCCTTCTCGCGTTCGCCTTCGAGCACGTCGCCACAGCCACGAAGGGCGTGTCTTCGGAGAAAATCCTTCGCGTGATCGGCGAGCTGGCGAAATCGATCGGATCAGAGGGGCTGGTTGCCGGCCAGGTGGTCGACATTTGTTCCGAAGGCATATCTGATGTTGGATTAGAACACCTCGAATTCATCCACCGCCACAAGACGGCGGCGTTATTGGAGGGGTCGGTAGTTCTGGGGGCGATTTTGGGAGGTGGGTCCGACGAACAAGTCGAGAAGCTCCGGAATTTCGCAAGAAAAATTGGGTTGTTGTTTCAGGTTGTGGATGACATTCTGGATGTCACCAAGTCGTCGCAAGATTTGGGGAAGACGGCGGGGAAAGATTTGGTTGCCGACAAGGTGACTTATCCCAAACTTATTGGCATTGAGAAATCCAGAGAGTTTGCTGAGAAATTGAATAACGAGGCAAAGGATCAGCTTTCTGGGTTTGATCGGGACAGGGCGGCTCCCTTGATTGCGCTTACCAATTATATTGCTTACAGGGGAAACTGA